A genomic stretch from Pseudomonas alkylphenolica includes:
- a CDS encoding YkgJ family cysteine cluster protein, translating into MKKYLMGFFKSVFNKNVQEVIPAVALLDKNTLRVLPPIPDSLVREHAKLGFELQNKSESKFDKIRRIYDFLNLYNNFARTFTVCGKGCSACCKVDVSITKLEAIYIEKNTGRVARRTKKHTRKHKSSCPFLVDNNCSVYDYRPFNCRTLYTLDDPKYCETKESHQLYGASGGAGIKMIYVLKEFSEYMNGNNGTADIRDYFH; encoded by the coding sequence ATGAAAAAATATCTAATGGGGTTCTTCAAGTCCGTTTTCAATAAAAATGTTCAGGAAGTTATTCCTGCCGTCGCATTACTGGACAAAAATACCCTCAGAGTATTACCGCCGATTCCGGACTCGCTCGTTCGAGAGCATGCAAAACTGGGGTTTGAATTGCAGAACAAAAGTGAGAGTAAGTTCGACAAGATAAGGCGAATATATGATTTTTTGAACTTGTATAACAATTTCGCAAGAACATTCACGGTTTGTGGTAAAGGATGCAGTGCATGCTGTAAGGTAGATGTTAGCATTACTAAGCTAGAGGCAATTTATATAGAGAAAAACACAGGGCGTGTCGCCAGGCGGACAAAGAAACACACACGTAAACACAAAAGCTCATGTCCATTTTTGGTCGATAACAACTGTTCTGTTTACGACTACCGACCCTTCAATTGCAGAACACTGTATACGCTAGATGATCCCAAATATTGCGAAACTAAAGAGTCGCATCAGTTGTATGGTGCGAGCGGCGGGGCGGGTATAAAGATGATTTATGTTCTAAAAGAATTTTCAGAATATATGAATGGGAACAACGGTACGGCCGATATTCGAGATTATTTTCATTGA
- the istA gene encoding IS21-like element IS1491 family transposase — protein MRKIREVLRLKFEVGLSARQIAVSVQVGRVTVGDYLNRFAASGLSWPCSLSDAELEQQLFPPAPAVASEKRPLPDWAWVHAELRRPGVTLALLWQEYRLSQPQGFQYSWFCEHYRAWQGKLDVVMRQEHRVGEKLFVDYAGQTVPVIDRHSGEIRQAQVFVAVLGASSYTFAEATWSQQLPDWLGSHTRCFAFLGGVPEIVVPDNLRSAVSKAHRYEPDINPSYRDLAEHYGVAVVPARARKPRDKAKAEVGVQVVERWILAALRNRQFFSLDELNSAISVLLERLNQRPFKKLPGSRQTAFDSLDRPALRPLPEQPYVYAEWKKARVHIDYHVEVDGHYYSVPYQLVKKQLEVRLTARTVECFHANQRVASHLRSMHKGRHSTQAEHMPKSHREHAEWTPQRLIRWAEQTGPNTAGVIRHILERRIHPQQGYRACLGILRLGKTHGEVRLELACRRAISLGTCSYKSLESILRQGLENLPLAQQHLPLLPDDHANLRGPGYYH, from the coding sequence ATGCGTAAGATTCGCGAAGTACTACGTCTCAAGTTCGAGGTCGGACTATCAGCTCGCCAGATTGCGGTCAGCGTGCAGGTCGGTCGTGTCACCGTCGGCGACTACCTCAATCGTTTTGCCGCCAGTGGTCTCAGTTGGCCCTGTTCGTTGTCCGATGCCGAGTTGGAGCAGCAACTGTTCCCGCCGGCCCCGGCGGTTGCCAGCGAGAAGCGGCCTTTACCCGATTGGGCATGGGTGCATGCCGAACTGCGCCGCCCCGGGGTGACCCTGGCGCTGCTCTGGCAGGAGTACCGCCTGAGCCAGCCGCAGGGCTTTCAGTACAGCTGGTTCTGTGAGCACTACCGGGCCTGGCAGGGCAAGCTGGACGTGGTGATGCGTCAGGAGCACCGCGTCGGCGAGAAGCTGTTCGTCGACTATGCCGGCCAGACGGTGCCGGTTATCGACCGCCACAGCGGCGAGATCCGCCAGGCGCAGGTGTTCGTCGCGGTGCTCGGCGCGTCCAGCTACACCTTCGCCGAAGCCACCTGGTCGCAGCAGCTGCCGGACTGGCTAGGCTCGCATACCCGTTGCTTCGCCTTCCTCGGCGGCGTGCCGGAGATCGTGGTGCCGGACAACCTGCGCAGCGCGGTGAGCAAGGCCCATCGTTACGAGCCGGACATCAACCCCAGCTACCGCGACCTTGCCGAGCACTACGGAGTGGCGGTGGTGCCGGCGCGGGCACGCAAACCGCGCGACAAGGCCAAGGCCGAAGTCGGCGTGCAGGTGGTCGAGCGTTGGATCCTCGCGGCCCTGCGCAACCGTCAGTTCTTCTCCTTGGACGAACTCAACAGCGCCATCTCCGTGTTGCTGGAGCGGCTCAACCAACGCCCGTTCAAGAAGCTGCCGGGCTCGCGCCAGACGGCCTTCGACAGCCTGGATCGTCCGGCGCTGCGCCCCCTGCCGGAGCAACCCTACGTCTACGCCGAGTGGAAGAAAGCGCGGGTGCACATCGACTACCACGTCGAGGTCGATGGGCATTACTACTCGGTGCCGTATCAACTGGTGAAGAAGCAGCTGGAGGTGCGCCTGACGGCGCGCACCGTCGAGTGTTTCCACGCCAACCAGCGAGTGGCCAGCCACCTGCGCTCAATGCACAAGGGCCGGCACAGCACGCAGGCCGAGCACATGCCCAAGAGCCATCGCGAGCATGCCGAGTGGACGCCACAACGGCTGATCCGCTGGGCCGAGCAGACCGGGCCGAACACCGCCGGCGTGATCCGGCACATCCTCGAACGGCGCATCCATCCGCAGCAGGGCTACCGGGCCTGCCTGGGCATCCTGCGCCTGGGCAAAACCCACGGCGAAGTGCGCCTGGAGTTGGCCTGCCGTCGCGCCATCAGCCTCGGCACGTGCAGCTACAAGAGCCTCGAATCGATCCTGCGCCAGGGGCTGGAGAACCTGCCGCTGGCCCAGCAGCACCTGCCCCTGCTGCCGGACGACCACGCCAACCTGCGCGGCCCCGGCTACTACCACTGA
- the istB gene encoding IS21-like element ISPpu7 family helper ATPase IstB — protein sequence MLPHPTLDKLQTLRLHGMLKALNEQLKTPDIDSLSFEERLGLLVDRELTERDDKRLSSRLRQARLKHNACLEDIDYRSPRGLDKALILQLSGGQWLRDGLNLIIGGPTGVGKTWLACALAHQACREGYSVRYLRLPRLLEELGLAHGDGRFAKLMSSYAKTDLLILDDWGLAPFTAEQRRDMLELLDDRYGQRSTIVTSQMPVDNWHELIGDPTLADAILDRLVHNAYRINLKGESMRKRTQKLTTPANPD from the coding sequence ATGCTGCCCCATCCGACCCTGGACAAGCTGCAAACCCTGCGCCTGCACGGCATGCTCAAGGCGCTGAACGAACAACTGAAAACCCCGGACATCGACAGCCTGAGCTTCGAGGAACGCCTCGGCCTGCTGGTCGACCGCGAGCTGACTGAACGCGACGACAAGCGCCTGAGCAGCCGCCTGCGCCAGGCCCGGCTCAAGCACAACGCCTGCCTCGAAGACATCGACTACCGCAGCCCGCGCGGGCTGGATAAGGCGCTGATCCTGCAACTGAGCGGCGGCCAGTGGCTACGCGACGGCCTCAACCTGATCATCGGCGGCCCCACCGGTGTCGGTAAAACCTGGCTGGCCTGCGCCCTGGCCCACCAGGCCTGCCGAGAAGGCTACAGCGTGCGTTACCTGCGCTTGCCGCGTTTGCTGGAAGAACTGGGTCTGGCCCATGGCGACGGGCGCTTCGCCAAGCTGATGAGCAGCTACGCCAAGACCGACCTGCTGATCCTCGATGACTGGGGCTTGGCCCCGTTCACCGCCGAACAGCGGCGCGACATGCTGGAGCTACTGGACGACCGCTACGGCCAGCGCTCGACCATCGTTACCAGCCAGATGCCGGTGGACAACTGGCACGAACTGATCGGCGATCCGACCCTGGCCGACGCTATCCTCGACCGCCTGGTGCACAACGCTTACCGGATCAATCTGAAGGGTGAATCAATGCGCAAACGGACGCAGAAATTGACGACGCCAGCCAACCCGGACTAA
- a CDS encoding VPA1262 family protein has product MNPAFEQLLTDPRLLGVFNEDAKSCVMQVWLLEYKSKQETSIRWLYGRALPADYSAGRWTGSINGKAMVLTEQSSLRILPFTAFISTTALRLFSECLSAGMSLLEASDQAGIQVDSKLAGVLGAAAFGSDVCIRPIMHLPTRDYYRFVSKRLSPSSYGSYDSGALTRLSKESLFLDFGVDNAGTIARSVCDALDADTGLDFAVLDAWRLGDFEFLCAPSLNESERSKYRLKTKGDFASVQILEPFTNVPCKLLVVLKSFSDGCLQSTHIATVEKDVALPFEVRFHIDTFKEQIATAVTLEVFSQPEDSSEAFLCLQTGNFFVRTMNMEMRVHQSMRIEGKTDWLAKQVPARAKGQLEDAKAIQRSSTPSRSVIGGHKDDPWVDVNRGIAESLALLLPKKSSARFFPKLSDSEGMSRLQLVAWLRETFSAHPDAQIAWFDPFIEDVGIDLLHRIGTFAGDYVMFTSEKQAKADGVASSSDSDQQQRIKNLLQKCNEWGSSSFGNVHLRVIALPANKLHDRMVLIRSRKGIPLAGYQVSNSIQMANENHPLLVTPIPSDILPAIFTYMDDIIDATFHSQPETDMAEKVLFDSRTQAKQEVQVHTECTSLLDLPRAGDVFAWWLELDELRGLSGANLAEVSNGLGLIEGEEICESKFENVPEKLWEKGFDLEPFHDAWDAMGELLASVPAGELYRFEGAQLTPELEHSLLRHLDPNRRNSLLPSGASRRFIDLDYYFSLSLHEHLKTGDDPERTFSYAPSEVEYGDYYAIVLLWLKSPTVLAKWLRDQVKNWPIGEKTEDASLLRQRALITTTLRHICSYPYLGSKTACIRALLSESCPITQWMGLHILKSELDEGKSGLDILDELNVFPTDVRTKILCWLINEANYQESDSLSLLVERLTLMIETPLRDTDLKEILDPVRGRLGRLHHITPWILEALLVPMLERGVIKPAQVATQWLGDLTAQWLPGLKGDHLSFRFISDGAFTDELAILFGFLEEGEQKPLVTELQRVFAKSARIIRVPLATQVSWTSYSRAHQVNLWIYSLALRMKVFAVHSVEESLSSLLEDCSGLMNRLSPSYRDALGNEELIKYSMGDPEQLRSHRLLKVIEEAVKEE; this is encoded by the coding sequence ATGAATCCAGCTTTTGAGCAACTGTTAACTGATCCGCGGCTTCTCGGAGTTTTCAACGAAGATGCAAAGTCCTGCGTTATGCAGGTGTGGTTGCTGGAGTACAAGAGCAAGCAGGAGACGTCCATTCGTTGGCTCTATGGGCGGGCTCTGCCTGCTGACTACAGCGCGGGCCGCTGGACTGGGTCTATCAATGGCAAAGCTATGGTTTTAACTGAGCAATCCTCTCTACGAATTCTTCCGTTCACGGCTTTTATCTCAACCACAGCATTGAGGCTTTTCAGTGAATGTTTGAGTGCAGGTATGTCGTTGCTCGAAGCCAGTGATCAAGCAGGCATTCAGGTGGATAGCAAGCTGGCGGGTGTACTTGGAGCCGCTGCGTTTGGCTCGGACGTATGCATCCGACCGATCATGCATCTGCCGACTCGTGATTACTATCGATTTGTTAGCAAACGCTTGAGCCCAAGCTCTTACGGGAGTTATGACAGCGGCGCCCTCACGCGTCTTAGTAAAGAGTCATTATTTCTAGACTTCGGAGTTGACAACGCTGGAACGATCGCCCGATCGGTGTGCGATGCGTTGGATGCCGATACAGGTCTAGATTTCGCAGTTCTGGATGCTTGGCGCTTGGGGGACTTTGAGTTTCTCTGTGCCCCATCGCTGAACGAGTCAGAACGCTCCAAGTATCGCCTGAAGACCAAAGGTGATTTCGCGTCGGTACAGATCCTTGAGCCATTCACGAATGTGCCCTGCAAGCTGCTTGTGGTGCTCAAATCTTTCAGTGATGGTTGTCTGCAATCCACTCACATTGCCACAGTGGAAAAGGATGTTGCTCTGCCTTTTGAGGTCAGATTTCACATTGACACCTTCAAGGAGCAGATTGCCACGGCAGTGACTCTAGAAGTGTTTTCTCAACCTGAGGATTCTTCGGAAGCGTTCTTGTGTCTGCAGACAGGAAATTTCTTCGTCCGCACTATGAATATGGAAATGCGGGTCCATCAATCAATGAGGATTGAGGGCAAAACTGATTGGTTGGCCAAGCAGGTACCCGCCCGAGCGAAAGGTCAGCTTGAAGACGCTAAGGCAATTCAACGTTCCTCAACGCCTTCGCGATCCGTCATTGGTGGTCACAAGGATGATCCGTGGGTCGATGTAAATCGTGGTATTGCGGAGTCGCTCGCTTTACTGCTTCCAAAGAAGTCCTCCGCACGGTTCTTTCCCAAGCTGTCTGACAGTGAGGGAATGAGCCGGCTGCAATTGGTAGCGTGGCTACGAGAGACATTTTCGGCTCATCCCGACGCCCAAATCGCTTGGTTTGACCCATTCATCGAAGATGTTGGGATCGACCTTCTGCATCGGATTGGTACCTTTGCGGGCGACTATGTGATGTTCACGTCTGAGAAGCAGGCCAAAGCGGATGGCGTCGCGTCATCGAGCGATAGTGACCAGCAACAGCGGATAAAGAATCTGCTACAGAAATGCAATGAATGGGGCAGTAGTTCTTTCGGTAACGTGCATTTGCGTGTGATTGCACTTCCAGCCAATAAGCTTCATGACCGCATGGTGCTGATCCGTTCTCGGAAAGGTATACCGCTGGCCGGATATCAGGTGTCCAACTCCATACAGATGGCCAACGAAAATCACCCATTGTTGGTGACGCCGATTCCGTCGGACATCCTTCCGGCTATTTTCACCTACATGGACGACATCATCGATGCCACGTTCCATTCTCAGCCAGAAACGGACATGGCTGAGAAAGTGCTTTTCGATTCTCGAACCCAAGCAAAGCAGGAGGTTCAGGTACACACTGAATGTACTTCGCTGTTAGATCTGCCACGCGCTGGAGATGTGTTTGCTTGGTGGCTTGAACTCGATGAGTTGCGAGGGCTTTCTGGAGCTAATCTTGCCGAGGTGTCAAACGGCCTGGGTTTGATTGAGGGGGAGGAAATTTGCGAAAGTAAATTTGAAAATGTTCCGGAAAAACTCTGGGAAAAGGGATTTGATCTGGAGCCTTTTCACGACGCGTGGGACGCAATGGGCGAGCTTCTCGCCTCTGTGCCGGCTGGTGAATTGTATAGGTTTGAGGGTGCTCAACTTACGCCAGAATTGGAGCATAGTCTGCTCCGTCATCTTGACCCTAATCGAAGAAACAGTTTGCTTCCATCAGGGGCCTCAAGGAGATTTATCGACCTCGATTACTACTTCAGTCTGAGTCTCCATGAACACCTGAAGACAGGTGATGATCCTGAGCGTACCTTTTCCTATGCTCCATCTGAAGTAGAGTACGGGGACTACTACGCTATCGTCTTGTTGTGGTTGAAAAGCCCAACGGTCCTGGCGAAATGGCTTCGTGATCAAGTCAAAAATTGGCCTATTGGCGAGAAGACCGAGGATGCGAGCCTGTTACGCCAGCGAGCGTTGATCACCACGACACTCCGTCACATCTGCAGTTATCCATACCTCGGCAGTAAAACTGCATGCATCCGCGCTTTGTTGTCGGAGAGCTGTCCGATCACGCAGTGGATGGGGTTGCACATTCTCAAGTCCGAGCTCGATGAGGGAAAATCTGGGCTGGATATTCTCGACGAACTCAATGTCTTTCCTACCGATGTCAGGACCAAGATACTTTGCTGGTTGATCAACGAGGCAAATTACCAAGAGTCAGACAGCCTCAGTTTGCTAGTCGAGCGATTGACATTGATGATTGAGACGCCATTGCGGGACACGGATTTAAAGGAAATTCTTGATCCTGTCCGTGGACGCTTAGGTAGGCTGCATCACATTACACCTTGGATTTTGGAGGCGCTGCTCGTCCCAATGCTGGAGCGAGGAGTCATAAAACCTGCGCAGGTGGCCACCCAGTGGTTAGGGGATCTAACAGCTCAGTGGCTGCCTGGGTTGAAGGGAGATCATTTGTCTTTTCGGTTTATCAGTGATGGAGCATTCACTGATGAATTGGCCATTTTGTTTGGGTTTTTGGAGGAGGGGGAGCAAAAGCCGTTGGTAACGGAGTTGCAACGTGTATTCGCCAAATCGGCACGAATTATACGTGTGCCACTGGCCACTCAGGTCAGTTGGACCAGCTATAGTCGTGCCCACCAGGTCAATCTATGGATCTATTCCTTGGCCTTGCGTATGAAGGTTTTCGCTGTTCACTCTGTCGAGGAGAGCCTATCTTCGTTGCTGGAGGATTGCTCCGGGTTGATGAACCGACTTTCTCCGTCGTACCGGGATGCATTGGGGAATGAAGAGTTGATCAAATACTCGATGGGGGACCCTGAACAGCTTCGCTCCCACCGACTGCTAAAAGTGATTGAAGAGGCCGTGAAGGAGGAGTGA
- the pycC gene encoding Pycsar phage resistance system uridylate cyclase PycC, which produces MALAEDLKKWVDETFTAVWEVQETAGVPNPEDLRLNSNHAKDLNSATVLYADLDGSTDMVNMKKWEFSTEIYKTFLKCASDIIKNEGGVITAYDGDRVMGIFTGDYKNTSAARCALKINFAVQDIIQPAISKGWTTDFVLKHVVGIDTSQLKTARIGVRGDNDLVWVGRAANYAAKLTNLANKPTRITEDVYKRLASDLKQTNGTDMWVREYWEGMGIWMYSSTWKWRV; this is translated from the coding sequence ATGGCATTAGCTGAAGATCTGAAAAAATGGGTAGACGAAACCTTCACAGCTGTTTGGGAGGTTCAAGAGACGGCTGGAGTTCCTAACCCCGAAGATCTGCGCCTAAACTCAAACCACGCAAAAGATTTGAATTCAGCGACCGTGCTATATGCGGATCTGGACGGGTCTACAGATATGGTGAACATGAAGAAATGGGAGTTCAGCACCGAAATCTATAAAACCTTCCTCAAATGTGCTTCCGACATCATTAAAAACGAAGGTGGGGTCATCACCGCGTACGATGGGGATCGCGTTATGGGAATCTTCACCGGTGATTACAAAAACACCTCCGCAGCACGCTGCGCTTTGAAGATAAACTTTGCTGTGCAAGATATTATTCAACCCGCAATCTCAAAGGGATGGACTACAGATTTTGTCTTAAAGCATGTTGTAGGCATCGACACCAGTCAATTGAAAACAGCACGAATTGGGGTGCGAGGTGATAACGACTTAGTTTGGGTGGGCCGTGCAGCAAATTACGCCGCAAAACTTACAAATCTGGCTAACAAACCAACCCGCATTACCGAGGACGTCTATAAAAGGTTGGCATCAGACTTGAAACAAACCAACGGTACAGACATGTGGGTTCGCGAATATTGGGAGGGGATGGGAATTTGGATGTACTCCTCCACCTGGAAATGGCGGGTGTAA
- a CDS encoding TIR domain-containing protein, with amino-acid sequence MSTEKMIERFEGVAGRPALEEVLLEQKLVLGNETLAKRLAQAGSLIELEQDQVLIEQGGQDTDVFFIITGQLKIKVHDREVAIRGQGEHVGEMSALVVTAKRSATVVATESSVVLKVSAVDFKAAANDFPRIWQYVTRELVERLHQRNALVRPSHKSARVFIISSKEALPIAREIERQLEHDTFFVKIWTEGTFRASKYTIESLEEQLDESDFAIAIAQPDDEVASRGQSQGAPRDNVIFELGMFVGRLGRMRSILLEPRGDEVRLPSDLKGLTTITYRPPSDKEQAKLGPACTSLREIFNELGPR; translated from the coding sequence ATGTCTACAGAAAAAATGATTGAACGATTTGAAGGTGTTGCGGGCCGGCCAGCCCTTGAAGAGGTTTTGCTAGAGCAGAAATTGGTTCTCGGCAATGAAACGCTGGCCAAACGTCTGGCGCAGGCTGGCTCCTTGATTGAGCTAGAGCAAGATCAGGTTCTCATTGAGCAGGGAGGGCAGGATACCGACGTTTTTTTTATCATCACGGGGCAACTCAAAATCAAAGTTCACGACCGGGAAGTGGCAATCCGTGGACAAGGAGAGCACGTCGGGGAAATGTCTGCATTGGTGGTGACGGCGAAACGTTCAGCGACCGTTGTCGCTACAGAATCTTCGGTCGTATTGAAGGTATCGGCTGTCGACTTTAAAGCGGCAGCAAACGATTTCCCCCGCATTTGGCAATACGTCACCCGTGAACTAGTTGAACGGCTGCATCAACGCAACGCTTTGGTGCGACCTTCCCACAAATCAGCCCGAGTGTTCATCATCTCTTCCAAAGAGGCGTTGCCGATTGCACGCGAGATCGAACGTCAGCTCGAGCATGACACGTTCTTTGTCAAAATCTGGACCGAAGGTACGTTTCGCGCGTCGAAGTACACCATTGAAAGTCTGGAGGAACAGCTGGACGAAAGCGATTTTGCTATCGCAATCGCCCAGCCCGACGACGAAGTGGCAAGCCGTGGCCAATCGCAAGGCGCACCACGTGACAATGTGATTTTTGAACTCGGCATGTTCGTCGGCCGTCTTGGCAGAATGCGGTCGATTCTCCTAGAGCCCAGGGGCGATGAAGTTCGCCTTCCTTCAGACCTGAAAGGTCTCACAACCATCACCTACCGCCCGCCCTCAGACAAAGAACAAGCAAAGCTGGGGCCCGCCTGCACCTCGCTGCGGGAAATTTTCAACGAACTAGGCCCGCGATAA
- the pycC gene encoding Pycsar phage resistance system uridylate cyclase PycC codes for MSKSWSHNRAVEHIDKKIADVKDITVKDYVRDMSLESIPTSVAYRVDGVHMYADIQNLHDMLNITHVEGTDCHKRTLRFLDQHYRAVKRILDRVDARRVDFHSQRLHSLFTKPYNSDTDAELKRVQRAVATAKLMIDVLAQTGDDDEQIPAAKLRIGIDTGLALAVNNGRKGNREPLFLGDPANHAAKLASNSSAKGIYLTNAARMAIGLPEKDAPEKAALTNEEIKDCQNAAKLDVTADEIVEEWREDLKNNPIGGYQFTRQTPPLCDMDISKLTPANSKRQEMVSLYADIDGFTSYVAEHIDDNAEDVVRTLHVIRAELERVVTSDFQGRRVRFIGDCVQALSCDGTAHTTDEQTTISESTRLAGALRSSFNLAIERLNAKDYETGELGLAIGFDIGPISVTRLGKQGDRVRCAIGRKVIESENRQFACTGVETAIGQAAYDAATDAVKDLFGKTRKIANLDYNEATEALADKGDESAKQARTEAYAGAPAIILVDNREVRPYAITTTGESGNS; via the coding sequence GTGAGTAAGAGTTGGAGCCACAACCGCGCAGTCGAACATATCGATAAGAAAATTGCTGATGTGAAAGACATCACCGTCAAAGACTACGTCCGCGACATGTCCTTGGAGTCGATTCCAACGAGCGTTGCCTACCGGGTCGATGGTGTTCACATGTACGCCGATATCCAGAATCTGCACGATATGCTCAACATTACGCATGTCGAGGGTACTGATTGCCATAAGCGCACGCTACGATTCCTTGATCAACACTACCGTGCAGTCAAGCGCATTCTCGATAGGGTCGACGCTCGGCGGGTGGACTTCCACAGCCAACGGTTACATTCGTTGTTCACCAAACCTTACAACAGCGATACCGACGCCGAACTGAAGCGCGTGCAAAGGGCGGTCGCGACGGCCAAGCTCATGATCGATGTGCTTGCCCAGACGGGTGACGATGATGAGCAAATTCCCGCCGCGAAGCTGCGAATCGGCATTGATACCGGCCTCGCCCTGGCGGTTAATAACGGCCGCAAGGGGAATCGTGAACCGCTATTCCTAGGCGACCCAGCTAATCACGCAGCTAAACTGGCCAGCAACAGCAGCGCCAAGGGCATCTACCTCACCAATGCTGCCCGTATGGCAATTGGCTTGCCTGAGAAAGACGCGCCCGAAAAAGCTGCCTTGACGAATGAAGAAATCAAGGACTGCCAAAACGCCGCTAAATTGGACGTCACTGCCGACGAAATCGTCGAGGAATGGCGCGAGGACCTGAAGAACAATCCCATTGGCGGCTACCAGTTTACCCGCCAGACACCGCCACTGTGCGACATGGACATCAGCAAGCTGACACCCGCCAACTCCAAACGCCAAGAGATGGTAAGCCTTTATGCCGATATCGACGGCTTCACGTCCTATGTCGCGGAACATATCGACGACAACGCCGAGGACGTCGTCCGTACGCTGCATGTAATACGCGCAGAACTCGAACGCGTAGTTACGTCTGACTTTCAGGGTCGGCGAGTCCGCTTCATTGGTGACTGCGTGCAGGCGCTGTCCTGTGATGGTACTGCCCACACCACGGACGAACAAACAACGATCTCCGAATCAACCCGGTTAGCCGGCGCGCTACGCAGCAGTTTCAACCTGGCAATCGAGCGTTTGAACGCAAAGGATTATGAAACGGGTGAACTGGGTCTCGCGATAGGCTTTGATATTGGCCCCATTTCGGTAACCCGCCTGGGCAAGCAAGGAGACCGCGTTCGCTGCGCGATCGGACGTAAAGTGATCGAATCCGAAAATCGCCAGTTTGCTTGTACAGGTGTCGAGACTGCGATTGGGCAAGCGGCTTATGACGCTGCGACTGACGCCGTGAAAGATCTGTTTGGCAAGACTCGCAAGATTGCTAACCTGGATTATAACGAGGCCACTGAGGCGTTGGCCGACAAGGGTGATGAGTCAGCCAAACAGGCACGTACGGAAGCGTATGCTGGTGCTCCGGCCATCATTCTCGTGGACAACCGTGAAGTCCGTCCTTACGCGATCACCACTACCGGCGAGTCAGGTAACTCTTGA
- a CDS encoding E2 domain-associated cysteine-rich protein yields MITAFNLITQFAPDFGGACTVDSDSSAILELPIQLVDGRVLQYRLRLRRSDESVYVQEEQPTHLPSFCPERHINYDGTFCLYYPAASRLAVTDEVSAVAWLETLYRYLKLQERARVQRKWPNNEVWAHGNAAHHQIRASTAATGLNGEFSAALEQNQIALQRRRSKGRAILEIWVRGVHAYSVWESYRRVINLKQRCFCGASGLRRPKTLRRCGLHAKQAVELAFALRDWQSEEDRYWQSMQDRSCCGSCDNCPLSPSP; encoded by the coding sequence TTGATCACCGCATTTAATCTGATTACACAGTTCGCCCCCGATTTCGGGGGCGCTTGCACAGTTGATTCGGACTCTTCTGCTATTTTGGAATTGCCGATCCAGCTGGTTGACGGCAGGGTTTTACAGTACAGATTGCGCCTGCGACGGAGCGATGAATCGGTTTACGTTCAAGAGGAACAGCCCACTCACCTGCCGTCCTTTTGCCCTGAACGGCACATCAATTATGACGGTACTTTCTGTCTGTATTACCCAGCGGCCAGCCGCTTGGCCGTGACTGACGAAGTATCTGCTGTGGCTTGGCTTGAAACACTCTACAGATACCTCAAGCTTCAAGAACGAGCCCGGGTTCAGCGTAAATGGCCCAACAACGAGGTCTGGGCCCATGGGAACGCCGCCCATCACCAAATTCGCGCGTCGACCGCTGCTACAGGCTTAAATGGTGAATTTTCGGCGGCGCTTGAACAGAATCAGATTGCACTGCAACGTCGACGATCGAAAGGTCGCGCGATCCTGGAAATCTGGGTTCGCGGCGTTCACGCCTATAGCGTGTGGGAGTCTTACAGACGAGTAATCAATCTGAAGCAGCGCTGCTTTTGCGGGGCCTCTGGGCTTAGGCGTCCGAAGACATTACGTCGGTGTGGACTTCACGCCAAACAAGCCGTTGAATTGGCCTTTGCGCTACGTGACTGGCAGAGCGAAGAGGATCGTTATTGGCAAAGCATGCAGGATCGGAGCTGCTGTGGCTCCTGCGATAACTGCCCTCTTTCACCATCACCTTGA
- a CDS encoding TIR domain-containing protein → MAYRNGNYCAFYVAEPFHESSLAAHATKDFVYYNMLRAWKAKDPSFPFIDSHAKTYSVRDGSDWESTLKPRLRERLQSSKNIVLFLSSVTISSVALNEEIEYGIENQGLPVIVIYPEFKTKGSLLLNGALSEDVKKLWSRLPTFKRLMSKVPTLHIPLNQETIVTALINSDFSLTSKTKPDVYRYSA, encoded by the coding sequence ATGGCATACCGAAATGGTAACTATTGCGCGTTCTATGTGGCTGAACCCTTTCACGAAAGTTCACTAGCTGCCCATGCTACCAAGGACTTCGTTTACTACAACATGCTGCGAGCTTGGAAGGCCAAAGACCCATCCTTTCCTTTCATTGACTCCCACGCGAAAACTTATAGCGTGAGGGACGGCAGTGATTGGGAAAGTACGTTAAAACCAAGATTGCGCGAACGCCTGCAGTCCTCAAAGAATATTGTATTGTTTTTAAGCAGCGTCACTATTAGTTCAGTTGCCCTGAATGAGGAAATTGAATACGGGATCGAAAACCAAGGACTTCCCGTCATTGTTATTTACCCAGAATTCAAAACAAAAGGATCCTTATTGCTGAATGGCGCCTTGTCTGAGGATGTTAAAAAATTGTGGAGCAGGCTTCCGACTTTTAAAAGACTGATGTCCAAGGTGCCGACCTTGCATATACCGCTCAACCAAGAAACCATAGTAACCGCACTAATCAACTCAGATTTTTCACTTACGTCAAAGACCAAACCGGATGTCTACCGCTATTCCGCATAA